The bacterium genomic interval CGAGGTATAGCCCTCGGGGCAGCGCACCCAGACGTAGAAGGTGGCCTTGGGCGAATCCGCCTGAAGCCCCAGTCGCTTGAGGCCTTCGAGCATGACGTCGCGGCGGCGGCCGTAGGCCTTCCGCATGTCTTCGACGCATTTCTGATCCGAGGAGAGGGCAGCGATGGCGGCTTCCTGGACGGCCTGGAAGGCGCCGGAGTCCACGTTCGTTTTGATAGTGCCCAGACCGGCGAGCACATCGGGGTGGCCTACTGCGAAGCCGATGCGCCAGCCCGTCATGTTGTAGGTTTTCGAGCAGGAATGAAATTCGATCCCCACCTCCTTCGCCCCTTCGGCGTTCAGGAAGCTGGGCGGGCGGTAGCCGTCGAAGGCCATCTCGGAGTAGGCGTTGTCGCTGCAGACGATGATGTCGTAGCTCCGGGCGAATTCGACAAGCTCGTCATAGAAACCCACTTCCGCGCAGGCCGCCGTGGGGTTGTTCGGATAATTCACGAAGACAATCTTGGCGCGCTTTGCAATGTCGGCGGGAATGGCGGAGAGATCCGGCAGAAATTTCCGCTCCGCCTCCAGCGGCATGAAATGCACTTTCCCATCTGCGAAGAGCGTTCCGATTTCATACACCGGATAGGCCGGGTCCGGCACGAGCACATAATCGCCCGGATTGACGAAGGCCAACGTGATATGGGCAATCCCCTCTTTCGACCCGATGAGGGAGAGCACCTCGTCGGCGGCGTTGAGCTCGACGCCAAAGCGTTTTTTGTACCAGTCCGCGCACGCCTGCCGGAATGCGGGCATCCCCTCGTAGGAAGGGTACTGATGATTCTTGGGCCGGTGGGCGGCCCCCTCCAGGGCGCTGATGATGTGCTCCGGGGTGGGCAGGTCCGGGTCCCCGATCCCCAGGCTGATGATGTCCACTCCTTTTTTTATCTCCACATTTTTCAAGCGGTCGATTTCCGCGAAAAGATACGGGGGGAGGGTTTTCAGGCGCGCGGCGCGCTCGATCTGAATTGGGGACATAACACTCCTCATCACCCTGGCACAGGCTCTCAGGCTGAAATGGGCTGAAATCGCTGAAAATCCGTAAAAACGGAGGGAAAACCTAGCACGCCTCCCCTTTGGCGGCAAGGGGTGCCCTCCCCCCGGCCAGAAGCAAAAAATGAAACTAGACTCTTGCGTTTTTTCTCAAACTATTGAAAAATTAGGGTGTGGCTAGTATCCGTTTGCGCACAAGCTGCCCCCGCCCCGGGTTATTCACTGGAACCGCCCCGATCCCGTTGGCTCGCACGAGAAAGTTCAAAGAATAAACCGGTAGAACTGGAAAGGAAATTGGCGGGAAATCAATTCTTTTAAGACAGGAGACGGGCCGAAAACCGCGCCGTTTCCGACACTGCCCTGAAAAGGATACTTCATGCTCGAATCACATCTGCGGTTCCTTATCCTGGAGGATCAGGGAGACCTCCGCAGGGCCATGATGGCCATGCTGAAAAACTGCGGTGTGGGCACCGTCCAGGGCGTTAATACGGATGAAGAGGGCATAGAAGTGCTCAAAAACAAGCCCATTGATTTCATCCTCTGCTCGTGGTCCATCCCCGCGAAGGGCGGGATAGAATTTCTCAAGCTCGTGCGCAAGATACCCATGACCATGCAGATCCCCTTCATCATGATCAGCGGCCGGGGCCAGCTGGACAACGATGACTTCGCCCAAACGAACGACTACGACGTTGACGGCCATCTCATCAAGCCGCTCAACCAGCAGGAGATCGAGGAAAAAATACAAAGCGTTCTGGAGAAGTACACCTTCTCCATGGAAGCCAACATCGCCCTGGCCCGGGCCCACGCCTTTGTCGACATCGAGGCCTACGATGAGGCCAAAGAAGAACTCCAGGTCGCGCATGAGGCGGGAAAAAACTCCCCCCAGGTCCTGACGCAATCCGGGCAGGTGTACGAGCGGATGGGCGATACGGAAAAGGCCCAGGCCTGCTACGAAGAGGCCACGAATAGGGACGAGTACTACACGAAGGCGTACGATCATCTCGGCGATCTGCTGCAGAAGAAAGGCGAGCCGGACGCCG includes:
- a CDS encoding LL-diaminopimelate aminotransferase, which translates into the protein MSPIQIERAARLKTLPPYLFAEIDRLKNVEIKKGVDIISLGIGDPDLPTPEHIISALEGAAHRPKNHQYPSYEGMPAFRQACADWYKKRFGVELNAADEVLSLIGSKEGIAHITLAFVNPGDYVLVPDPAYPVYEIGTLFADGKVHFMPLEAERKFLPDLSAIPADIAKRAKIVFVNYPNNPTAACAEVGFYDELVEFARSYDIIVCSDNAYSEMAFDGYRPPSFLNAEGAKEVGIEFHSCSKTYNMTGWRIGFAVGHPDVLAGLGTIKTNVDSGAFQAVQEAAIAALSSDQKCVEDMRKAYGRRRDVMLEGLKRLGLQADSPKATFYVWVRCPEGYTSGELTAHFLQKCGVVTTPGNGFGKNGEGFIRMALTVPEDRLREAIQRMEKVGF
- a CDS encoding response regulator codes for the protein MLESHLRFLILEDQGDLRRAMMAMLKNCGVGTVQGVNTDEEGIEVLKNKPIDFILCSWSIPAKGGIEFLKLVRKIPMTMQIPFIMISGRGQLDNDDFAQTNDYDVDGHLIKPLNQQEIEEKIQSVLEKYTFSMEANIALARAHAFVDIEAYDEAKEELQVAHEAGKNSPQVLTQSGQVYERMGDTEKAQACYEEATNRDEYYTKAYDHLGDLLQKKGEPDAAHDLFQRAAKISPKNSDRQMKLAKTLMAKGDEEGARIALHRAVEGEADPASRNAAVAEFFLANNRADLAEEEFGFALAADPENVHYYNRLGMAFRRQRKFKEAIDNYRKAMAVVPSDAVLYYNMAL